The genomic region TGTGGAATGATTTTATGATGCCCTTAATTATTCTTAATAGAACATGGAAAAATTGGACATTAACACTTTATCAATATAATTTTCAATCAAAATATACAACAAATTATGCTTTGGCTTTTGCAGCATTTGTTATTTCTATGTTACCGATTATGATATTTTATGTGTTTATGCAAAAAGATATTATTGGTGGTTTGACAAATGGTGCTGTGAAGGACTGATGGAAATTAGGAGAAATTGATTTATGAAAATTCAATATTTAGGAACTGCTGCAGCTGAAGGAATTCCTGCAGTGTTTTGTAACTGCGATTTATGCCGTAAAGCACGAATTGCCGGTGGGAAAAACTTACGGACTAGATCCCAGGCACTCATTGATGGGAAACTATTAATTGATTATCCACCTGATAGTTACACACATATGCAGTCTTATAAGCTAAATTTTGCCACTATTTCATCTATTATTGTAACTCATTCACATCAGGACCATTTTTATCCTTGGGATTTTATTTTTAGATCTTCTCCTTATGGATTCAATTATGCGGGAAAATTAACAGTATATGGGAACGATAAAGTTACAAAGAAAGGACAGGAATTAATTGCTCAACATTTTTTGCAGGATAAAAACGCTGTAGAATTTCAGTATCTAGAACCTTTCAAACCATTTGAGGTTGAGGGGATTACAGTTACAGCATTGTTGGCTACTCATGATCCAAACGAACATTGCTATATTTATCTATTAGAGAAAGAGGGAAAAAGATTGGTCTATGCCCATGATACAGGTTTTTTCCCTGAAGTTACCTTCTCATACCTTTATGGTAAACACTGCAACTTACTCAGTCTCGATTGTACGATGGGGAGGCTTAATGATGGACATTATCATATGGGTCTTTCAGACGATATATCTTTGGTAGAAAAGCTGACAGATATGGGATGTTGCTGTTCTGATACAACTGTAGTACTTAACCATTTTTCCCACAATGGTGGATTACTTTATGAGGAACTTAATCAATTAGTTGCTTCTCGCGGATATACTGTTGCCTATGATGGACTTGAGATTGAAGTCTAGGGTATGGGTGTAGTTGTCAACAATTTTCTAAATCCGTAATAGATTTTTCTAGATGGATAATTATGCAAAATTAGCCTGAATACCTTTACATTACTTGTGTCTTGCTTTTGTCATAATGTTGACCAGGCTCTGTTCCGTTACTATCAATACCGTATTCGACAACCACAAGCTGCCTGTTTCCACTGTCAAGAAGATTTTTCATCATACCGCGTACAAGAAGACCGAGGCTACGTTTGCCATCCATATCGTACATGGAGCCAGCCTGTACCACGACAAGGACAGAGCACACGGCATATTGATAAGGAAGCTCGGCCTGGAAGACCATGCATTCAATTCATGTGACCTCAAGGGAATGCCTGACAGTGAGAACCCATTGGATCCGATAAATCGGAAATGCTTCTATCTCCAGTGGTTTCTGCATGCCCATTCCGGTTTCAACAGGCAAAATATCTCCGGTTACCTCAACCTGTTCTCTTTCATCAACAGCAAACCCATGGATCTGTACATGAAGGTCGAAACGCTGCTGACCTGTGCATTGACTGATACAAATATCGTCAAATACCGCGACTTGTTCTGCCAAAGTAGTTCAGATGCCGACTGGAAGCAATATTTACCAATTCTCTGCAAATGATGATTCTTGATTTTTGTCAGAGTTACGAAGCACTGAGCACATGATACCTAGCTAAGTTTAGGGAATTGTCGATGGCTTCCTCATGATACTTGCCTTAAGCTATATTAATCTGCTATTACATACTAGTCATGTAATACAATTATTTGCAATATAATAAAATAGTATATCTATAGCTTGATATTTAAAACTGTCGTCAAGTTACAAGGGAATGTATGCATTTGCATCTGTATAAGCTAATGTCTGTTGCTATATTCGATTGCAATGGAAGTATCCTTGCCTGACAAGTCAAGAAATAAGCACATTTTTGAGATGAAATGCTTTCTTTTTTGATATTTTTAGCTCTTTCATTGATAAAAGTTGCAACTATTTGGATTTTTATCCATAATCTTTCCTAATATAAATGAAACGGATGTAGATATCTATGCTGAAGGATTTGGCAGATGCAACGACTGAACACCAACCTTTTAATCTTTAGGTAACCAATGTCAAGGATGTAATCAGGAAAGGATTTCTGCCTCTTGTAGTTTCAAAGGGAAAAAATGAATAAGAAGAAAGAATTTTTCTATTTGGTATTTCCGATTGTATTGGTATTGCTGGTTCTGTTCGTCGTACCGATGATATTTATATTGGTTACCTCTCTGAAAAACGGAGGTATCGAAAATTATATCAAGTTTTTCTC from Spirochaetia bacterium harbors:
- a CDS encoding MBL fold metallo-hydrolase; amino-acid sequence: MKIQYLGTAAAEGIPAVFCNCDLCRKARIAGGKNLRTRSQALIDGKLLIDYPPDSYTHMQSYKLNFATISSIIVTHSHQDHFYPWDFIFRSSPYGFNYAGKLTVYGNDKVTKKGQELIAQHFLQDKNAVEFQYLEPFKPFEVEGITVTALLATHDPNEHCYIYLLEKEGKRLVYAHDTGFFPEVTFSYLYGKHCNLLSLDCTMGRLNDGHYHMGLSDDISLVEKLTDMGCCCSDTTVVLNHFSHNGGLLYEELNQLVASRGYTVAYDGLEIEV